The Chiloscyllium plagiosum isolate BGI_BamShark_2017 chromosome 14, ASM401019v2, whole genome shotgun sequence genome segment GGAGCTAGGTATCCAATGGAAGTCCTtaggagcaagcagcaagctggagTCCCCATTACCTGCTCAGACTTCTATGTCAAGAAGTTACAGCATCATTTCCTCATGGAAGGTGTTaggataggaagctgcatattacTGAGGTGAGAAGTGCAGTTAATTCCTTTTACAATACGTTATAGTCCCATTTAATTGAATTGTTGCTACCAGTGAGAATACCATCATAATGTCAGGACATCAAGAAagtcttcactgtttttgattcTCTGATGTTTCACCATATTGTTCAAGGCCCAATAAGATTCCACCCAATGTGTCCAGATGAATTGTGAATGACTGTATAGCAACTGTTCAAATGAAAAGTTAAGAGATAAGGTAAAAAAACACAGCAAGATAGaatcagcaaaaacaaaatggaagaagatggaggcagagagtggttgaattcagtgttgagtcgAGAAGACTGCACAGTGCTGGGTAAAAAAAAAGCGTTGTTCCTCAAGCTTGTGTGGAGAATtgaaatggtaaaaacaatgactgcagatgctggaaaacagattctggattagtggtgctgaaagagcacagcagttcaggcagcatccaaggagcagcgaaatcgacttttcgggcaaaagcccttcatctgaaataaagacagtgagcctgaagcgtggagagataagctagaggaaggagaattggagggagaatTATCAATGGAGAATTGAAATGACAAGCAACGCAAAGTTCACAGTTTAATTATGAATTAAACGATCATAGTTACTTATTCAGTTGAAACCACTCTATAAGTATTAGAAATTAGATTATGTCATGGTCAGTAGTGAGATATAAAAGATATTTGTGATCACAAAATGAATTGTTACCCATTGGTAACTGTATTTCATCAATCTTCATTAGTCTTCCCTCATGGAGGGTTTTTCACATTATCAATGGTAAGATGCTGGTTCACAGGCTATCTGTTAATAATTAGATTACaacaaacaatttaaaatataaaggaaagcattttgTCTAATATTTATCTTATTTTATGCTACTTTTTGGAAATCCATCAATTATGTCTTGCCTTTGTTGCAATTATCATTGATGTAAAGACATTAAGAGGACAAAATAAGAACATAGTAGTGTCTAACAAACCAGCACATTGAAAAACAAATTCTTGTGAGTGTTAAGTAGGACGGGGGTCCTTACATTTAGATACACAGCTGCAAAGTTCATACAAAAAATACCCAGTGACTATTAACGGTGAAAGGAACACCAAACCAACAGAGACAAGGCCACAGACAAATGTTGTACAGCAACTTCTACAATTTCTAGAGCACTGGGACTCCTTGTTATCAATCAGTTCCTGTATCATTTCTGGGTTTTGCCCTGATATATTGGACTGGTTGCAGTTTTTATCACCTGTTGTTTTTCCTGCAATTGTTTCAATGATGCTATCATTTGGAGAAAATGTCCTTGAGATATTCTCAGAGTCACCACTTGTCTTGTTGCAGCTTGTTGGATAGTCATTGGCACAGTTAAAGAAGACATTACTGCAGTTGTCTAAGGAGGATGGAACTTCAACTTGAGGCCTATCAATATCGATTTTAATCTCAGGTGCAGTGCACAAAGACACATTATTATTCTCTTGTCCTGTTACACTGTCCATAGAAGTTGGAGCAATAGTTGTGAGTTCTGCTGCAGAATCTGGCATGACTGTTGAACTGGATTTATCTTGTTTGATATGAGATTCTACTTCACTCTCAGTGGTTAAATTCACTCCATTCAGTGAAGTCACTTCAATACAGGAAGGtttcttatccttcattttcagcTTCATTTCAGATACCATTTTCTCGGGATCAATCCCTATTAAAGAATTGGAAtgagaaatgttattacattcatcatttttcttacattttctGTAAATAATTTCCATTAGACTATGAATAACTCAACCAAAAAATATTTGACCAGAAAAATAAGCTTTGAATTCACATTCAGGTGCAATGAACTAAAGCTTGTTTAGGGTTCATTTGAGTGAGCAATGCAATAAGACAAGTGTTTTGTAAACTATTTTTCACATAATCTCCAAATCTACTGCATTTGAAAACTTGTGATATGGATTGCTCACATGGTGGCCAAGCAATGGAAATGGTTCCAGCACCATGAGCTGAATGGGTTTActgtttattttcattcattcctgTCTTCTCATGTTGTTCTATCATTTCATAATGCTACAACTAGAGAGTTCAATTAAAATTTTATTGGAGTCAATGTCAAAGCCTACGGAATTGTGATGCTGCTGCATTAAAAAGTGAATGGACACTGTTGGCTGTTTAAAATTATGGCATTGTTTTCCTTTGTTTCAGCAAGGTAATGCTACATTGATTCGGGAGTGATAGGTAGAACAGAATTAAGTTGGGTACAAGGCACTAGATAACTGTATTTCACGGCAATATGTTTTGGGTAGCCATGACTAGGAATATTCTAGACAAATTGTggagcacggtggttcagtggttagcactgctgcctcacagtgccagggaccttgttcgattccaccctgcacctgtgtggagtttacacattcaccCTAGGTCAGCGTGGGTTTCTattgggtgttctggtttcctcccgtagtccagggatgtgtatgttgggTGGActttccatgggaaatgcagggatagaggagtggatctggatgggatgctcttcaaagagttGGTGTGACCTGATGGCTGAATTGCCAGCTTACACACTGTCGGACTTCTATTATGATTCTGATTTGCATTGTAGAATTAAAATCTCAAGGTTCCTTTTCACTGAAAGCCTTGAAACTCTCGCTCCCAAAAAGATATTGGCTGAATTGCAATTCACGATACTGTGATGATTAGATTTTTGACAGGTAGATACTACATTCCTCTTCCTGTAGACTCTAACTGCTTACAAGTCATAACATAATGCATCATGCTCTGTCCAGGTATTAATGATTGAcatatcgatagtcacaggtgaggtgccggaagactggaggttggcaaacatggtgccactgtttaagaaggatggtaaagacaagccagggaactatagactggtgagcctgacctcggtggtgggcaagttgttggagggaatcctgagggacaggatgtacacatatttggaaagtcaaggactgattagggatagtcaatggctttgtgcatgggaaatcatgtctcacaaacttgattgagttttttgaagaagtaacaaagaggattgatgagggcagagcagtagatgtgatctatatggacttcagtaaggcgtttgacaaggttccccatgggagactgattagcaaggttagatctcatggcatatagagagaactagccaattggatacagaactggctcaaaggtagaagacagagggtgatggtggagggtttgtttttcagactggaggcctgtgaccagtggagtgccataaggattggtactgggtcctctactgtttgtcatttacataaatgatttggatgtgagcataagaggtacagtcagtaagtttgcagatgaccaaaattggaggtgtagtgaacataAAGAGGgctccctcagattacaacaggatctggaccaaatgggccaatgggctgagaagtggcagatggagtttaattcaggtaaatgcgaggtggtgcattttgggaaagcaaatgttagcaggacttatacacttaatggtaaggtcctagggagtgttgctaaacaaagagaccttggagtgcaggttcatagttctttggaagtggagtcgcaggtagataggatagtgaagaaggcgaatggtatgctttcctttattggtgagagtattgagtacaggagttagaaggtcatgttgcggctgtataggacattggtaaggccatcgTTGgtatattgtatgcaattctggtctccttcctattggaaagaagttgtgaagcttgaaagggttcagaaaagatttacaaggatgttgccagggctggagaatttaagctatagggagaggctgaacaggctggggctgttttccctggagcgtatgtgtttggaatgagctgccagaggaagtgttggaagctgctaaaattgcaacatttaagaggcatttggatgggtatatgaataggaagggtttggagggatatgggccgggtgctagcaggtgggactagattgggttgggatatctggtcggcatggactggtcggaccgaagggtctggttccatgctgtacatctctatgactctatgagcttgGGCAATTCATTAACTGCACACTGGTCATGTACGTCTTTCATCTTCCCATTTTTCTGATAATGTACTATGTGCTCATGGTCGCATTAATGAGGattgttcccatttatctgtcaaaaGGTAATGCTGCATTAATTCCACAATATGATGAAATGCATAAATTTGGAACTGATATACATATTTGGTTCAGTTTGTGCTGTATAGGCAATTGGTTCATGATCAGCATATCAGAGTTGGGTGAACATCACCAGTGTAACTACAGGGTTTTCAACATTGCTCCTTG includes the following:
- the LOC122556909 gene encoding uncharacterized protein LOC122556909, giving the protein MVSEMKLKMKDKKPSCIEVTSLNGVNLTTESEVESHIKQDKSSSTVMPDSAAELTTIAPTSMDSVTGQENNNVSLCTAPEIKIDIDRPQVEVPSSLDNCSNVFFNCANDYPTSCNKTSGDSENISRTFSPNDSIIETIAGKTTGDKNCNQSNISGQNPEMIQELIDNKESQCSRNCRSCCTTFVCGLVSVGLVFLSPLIVTGYFLYELCSCVSKCKDPRPT